A stretch of DNA from Microlunatus sp. Gsoil 973:
ACCCGCCCGACCGCCGAGGGAGTGGGCGCGACAGCGGCGGCGAGGGGCACCCGCTCACCCGACCAGGGGGTCTGCAGGAACGGCACCTCCTCGATGCCGAACGCGATCCCGACCAGCGCCTCCGGGCAATGCCGCTGCACCCGGTCGATGGAGGACTGCAACGCCTCCTCGAAGAAGCCGGCCCGGTTCGGCGGGCCGACCGGTTCCAGCGCGGTCCCGGTCAGAGGATTCCTGGTGGCCAGCGGGCCGCGCAGGCCCCGCCCGTGCCGATCACGCCGCCGGGTGGACATGGTCGGTGAGTCTAGTGCTGGGTGTCACTGCCGGTTTGCGGGCACCTCCGGCGGTAGCGTCGGAGGGTGACGTCGAGAAGTTGCTCCCGGAGCGGGTGTGATGAGCGGGCGGTCGCGACGTTGACCTACGTCTATCACGAGTCGACCGCAGTGATCGGCCCGCTGGCGACCCGGGCCGAGCCGCACGGCTACGACCTGTGCCGCCGGCATTCGATGAACCTGTCGGCGCCCAAGGGCTGGGAGGTCATCCGGCTCGCGGAGGACTTCACCGATCCGGAACCGACCGACGATGATCTGCTGGCACTGGCCGATGCGGTCCGCGAGGTCGGTCTCAATTACGGCGTCGAAGAGGAACGTCAGCAGCAGTCCACCCGCTCGTCGATGGTCGAGGTGGCCCGTCGCGGGCACTTGACCGTGCTGGCCGACCCCGACGCCTGATCGACCCCCAGCGGCTGATCGCACACTAAGCTCCGTCGTGGTGCGTGGAGTCCTGGCACCGAAGGAGGAACCATGGCGGTCGAGTTGGCACCGGAACTACTGGAGATACTGGCCTGTCCCAACTGTCACGGCGGGCTCGCGGTCGACCATGATCGCGACGAGTTGGTCTGCACCTCACCGGACTGCGGGCTGGCCTATCCGGTCCGGGACGGCATTCCGGTGCTGTTGGTCGACGAGGCGCGCTCGCCGCAGCGGCCGGGCGAACGACCCGAAGAATAGGCCGGCGATGCCGTTCTTCGACGACTCGTTGCTCGACGACCGGGACGCCCTGGCCGCGGCCGATCCGATGCTGCGGCGCCTGGCCCAGGCCGGCGCCCGGATCCGCACCGAGGCCGAGCAGGCGACCGACGCGTTGGCCGCGGTCACCGAACTGCCCCGGCCGCGTGCCGTGATCGCTGCCGGCTCGGAGGCGCGTCTGGTGCGCGCACTGCTTGAGCCGACCTGCCCGGTGCCGTTCCTGGCCTGGCCGCGGCACGGGCTGCCCGGCTGGGTCGGTGCCCTGGATCTGGTGGTGGTGCTGGCCACCGACGGCGCCGATGCCGACCTGATCGCCACCGCCCGGGAGGCGACCCGGCGGGGGAGCCAGTTGATCATCGCCTGCCCCCAGCCCTCGGTGATCGCCGAGTACGTCTCCGGGCGGGACACGATCATGCTGCCCACTCGGACCGGTGACGTGCTGGCCGCGGCCGTGGTGATGCTGGCGGCTCTGCACCGGATGCAACTCGGACCGGAGGTCGACCCGGAGTCGGTCGCCGATGCGTTCGATCGGGTCGCCGAGGACTGCTCGCCGTTCCTCGACGTCTCGGAGAATCCGGCCAAGGATCTGGCCCTCGGGTTGGCCGAAGCCCAGCCGCTGGTGTGGGGCGGGTCGGTGTTGGCCGGCCGGGCCAGTCGCCGGGTCGCCGAGGCCCTCCGGGCGGCCACCGGACGTGCCGCTCTGGCCGCGGACGCCGACGAACTGCTTGCGGTGCTCGAGGCGGTGGACCCACGGGACCTGTTCGACGACCCGTTCGAGGATCCGCAGCCCGACGAGCGCCGGCCGGCCTTGGTGATCTTGGACGACGGCACCGGAGATCAGTTGACCATGGCAGCCCAGAACAAACTGCGCGGAGCCGCCGAACGGGCAGACATCCGGGTCTGTCCGATCTATCACACCAGCGGTGGTGATCTTGATCGTTACGCCGGCATGCTGCAGACCGGTCTGTACGGAGCCGTCTATCTTGCGGTCGGATTGCGCCGTACCGTCTGGCAGGATGATCGGTCGTGACCGACTCGACGAGTACGACCGAAACCGCCGGCCACAGCGCCACCGAGCACAACAGCAACAAGGCGATCATCGCCGCGCTCGCCGCCAACACCTTCATCGCACTGCTCAAGTTCGGTGGCTGGGCACTCACCGGAGTCTCCTCGATGCTGGCCGAGGCGATCCACTCGGTGGCCGACACCGGTAACCAGTTCCTGTTGTTGATCGGCGGCCGCCGGGCTCGGCGCGCGGCCACCGCGGAACACCCGTTCGGCTACGGGCGGGAGCGCTACGTCTTCGCCTTCATGGTGGCGATCGTGATGTTCAGCATCGGCGGTGTCTTCGCCCTCTACGAGGCCTGGCACAAGCTCCAGGAGGTGCTGTCCGGGGAGCACCACGACATGGGCCGCTGGTGGTGGGTGCCGATCCTCATCCTGATCGGCGCCATCTGTGCCGAGGGTCTGTCCTTCCGGACCGCGGTCCGGGAGTCCAGCAAGGCCCGCGGCCGGCAGGATCTGCTCCGCTACATCCGGGCCGCCAAGGCGCCGGAGCTGCCGGTGGTGCTGCTGGAGGACTTCGCGGCGCTGATCGGCCTGGTCTTCGCTCTGTTCGGCGTCGTGCTGACCAAGGTTACCGGACACGGGATCTTCGACGTGATCGGCACCGCACTGATCGGCCTGTTGCTGGTCGCGGTCGCCGTGACCCTGGCCGCGGAGACCAAGAGTCTGCTGCTGGGTGAGGCGGCTTCCCCCGCGGCGGTCGCCGCGGTCGCCGCCGCGCTGACCGGTACCGACGGAGTAGAGCGGGTGATCCACATGAAGACGCTGCACCTCGGTCCTGAGGAGATCATGGTCGCCGCCAAGATCGCGGTACGTCCAACCGAGTCCGCGGCCGAGGTCGCCGCCCTGATCAACCGGGCCGAAGTCGCGATCCGCGCCGCGGAGCCGATGGTCACCTCGCTGTACCTGGAGCCCGACATCTATTCCGAGAGCCACCGGCCGGCACCCCGACCCGAGCGCCCCGGCGCACCGTCTCACTGACCTCCCGGGGTACAGCACCACGCCATCAGCCGGGCCGACGGACTAGGGTCTGGCCCATGAGCGCGACCAAGGTGCTGGTGCTGAACGGGCCGAATCTCGGCCGGCTCGGCAAGCGTGAGCCCAAGACGTACGGCAGCACGACCTACGCAGATCTGGTCGACAGACTGGTGAAGACCGGCGCGGACCTCGGGCTGGACGTCCAGGTGCGGCAGACGGACGCCGAGGCCGAGATGATCAGCTGGCTGCACGAGGCCGCCGATGGCCGGCTTCCGGTGGTGCTCAACCCGGCGGCGTGGAGCCACTACTCGATCGCGATCGCCGACGCGGTCGCCCAGCGCACCGCCGACCTCATCGAGGTGCACATCTCCAACATCCACACCCGCGAGGAGTTCCGGCACCACTCGGTGATCTCGGCCTACGCGACAGGGGTCATCGCCGGTCTGGGGATCGAAGGCTATGAGCTGGCCCTGCGCCGGATCGCCGGCTCGTAGCCACCGGGCAGGTCCGTAGACTGTCGCCGTGGAACTCAGGCAGCTGGAGCATTTCATCGCGGTCGCTTCCGAGCAGCACTTCACCCGCGCTGCCGAGGCGATGCAGATCTCCCAGTCGGGACTCTCGGCGTCGGTCCGGGCGCTGGAGCATGAGCTCGGTACGCCGCTGTTCACCCGCAGCACACGGCGGGTTGTGCTCACCCAGGCCGGACGGGCGCTGCTCGAGGAGGCTCGCCGGACGGTGGCCAGCGCTGCCGCCGCCCGGAGCGCGGTCCAGGCCGTCCGCGGTGTGCTGGGCGGGACGTTGAGTGTCGGCACCGAGCAGTGTCTCGGTGTCGTCGACCTGGGCAGTGAACTGGCCCGATTCCGTACCGAACATCCCGGTGTGGAGATCCGGCTCGGGTTCGACGGCTCGGCCGACCTCGTCGAGCGGGTGGCCAGCGGGCAGATGGATCTGGCGATGGTCGCCGAGTTCGGCTCGCTGCCGCCGGGGGTGCGCACCGAGCGGCTGTCCACCGAATCGTTCGTGATCCTCTGCAACCCCGAGCACCGCTTCGCCGACCTCAAGTCGGTGACCCTGGACGAGATCGCCGAAGAACCGCAGGTCGGTTTCCTGCCCGGCTGGGCGGCGCGGTCGATCGCCGAACGCGCCTTCACCGCGGCCGGGCTGCATACCCGGGTCACCATGGAGGTCAACGACGTCCACACCCTGCTCGACCTTGTCGGGCACGGACTCGGCGTCGCCGTCGTGCCCGAACACTTCGAACAGAAGCGCCCCGAGTCACTGTGCGCGGTGCCCGTCAAGGAACAGGACCTGGACTGGAACGTCGCCATCGCGATTCCCGAACAACCGGGACCGGCAGGTCAGGCGCTGCTGAAGCAGATCCTGGGCTCGGTATAGAGCGGGTCAGGTGTCCCGGGACGACAGCACGCAGAACTCGTTGCCGTCGATGTCGGCGAGCACGGTCCAGCTGACGTCGTCTGGCTGGCCCACCTCCGCCCGGGTCGCGCCCAGGCTGATCAGCCGCTCGATCTCGGCGTCGCGATCGACACTGGTGTGCGGCGCGAAGTCCATGTGTAGACGGTTCTTGGTCGACTTCTCGTGGTCGACTCTGACGAAGCACAGGCCCGGCGGCACCTGATCGAAGGACAGCGTCGACGTCAGCTCCACCGCCCAGGGCGGCACCGCGACCACCTCCTCGTCGGTGTCATAGATGACCTCCCAGCCGAGTGCCTCGGCCCACCAGTGCCCGAGTCGGGACGGGTCGGTCGACTCGACGACGTTCGAATACCAACGCAGCGTCATGACCGGCACCGTACGCCGCCGCCCCGACAGCCGGTGGCCGGCGGGGAGTCCCGAAAACCGAGAATCCCGGCTCCGGCCCTTCGACGCAGTTGTGAGCCCGGTATGCGTCTTGGGGCCGAAGCCGGGATGGCAGGACCGGATTGCTCCGGTTCATGATCATCGCGACGACGGCGGTTAGGGAGGGCCGAACGCAGCGATGATCACGTTCTTGGGTGGGGTGGTGTTACCAGGCGTAGTCCTCGGGGGCGGTCTTGTACCCGGGGAAGATCTCGTCCAACCGATCAAGCACGCCCTGCTCGAGCTTCAGCTCGACCGCGCGGACGGCACTGTCGAACTGGTCGGCTGTCCGCGGCCCGATGATCGGGGCGGTGATCCCCGGCCGGTGCAGCAGCCACGCCAGGCCGAGCTCTCCGGGCTCGACGCCCAGGTCGTCGGCCAGGTTCTCGTAGTCGGTGAGCTGGTTGCGGTGGTTCTCGACCGACTCCTTGGCGCGCCCCTCGTAGCGCCGGACGCCGTCCCGCTCCTTCTTGATCACGCCACCGAGCAGGCCGCCGAGCAGCGGCGACCACGGGATGATGCCCAGGCCGTAGTGCTGCGCGGCCGGGATGACCTCCCGCTCGATATCGCGGGTCAGCAGGTTGTAGAAGGACTGCTCGCTGACCAGCCCGAGGAAGTTCCGCTGCGCGGCAGCGGCCTGTGCCTGGGCGATGTGCCAGCCGGAGAAGTTCGACGACCCGACGTAGATGATCTTGCCCTGCTGGGTGGCCACCTCGCAGGCCTGCCAGATCTCCTCCCACGGGGTGTCGCGGTCCACGTGGTGGAACTGGATCAGGTCGATGTGGTCGGTCTGCAGCCGCTTCAGGCTTTCGTCGATCGCCCGGCGGATGTTCAGCGCCGACAGCCGACCGGCGTTCGGCCAGCCGGACTCCGGCTGCCCCTCGAACGGCATGTCTCCGTAGAGCTTGGTGGCGATCACCGTGCGCTCGCGACGGCCGCCGCCCTGGGCGAACCAGTTGCCGATGATCTCCTCGGTCCGGCCGGGATAGATCTGTCGGCCGTAACCGTTGGCGGTGTCGAAGAAGTTGATGCCCACGTCGTGGGCGGCGTCCATGATCTTGTGAGAGTCAGCCTCCTCGGTCTGCGGGCCGAAATTCATCGTGCCCAGGCAGAGCCGGGAGACGGACAGGCCAGTGCGCCCCAGGTGCGTGTACTCCATGCGATCAGCCTCACCGAGTGACAGCGATTAGTCAAACAGTGAAAAGTGGTGGGATTAAGAGCTCCCGGTGATGATTCGTGGTCTCTGGCCGGCCCTGCGGGCACCGGCACGGCCGCAGGCAATGGAATTCCCAGCGGACCGGTCTCTCACGTAGATTGACCGCATGGATTATCGCGTCGCAGATCTGAATCTCGCTGACTACGGCCGCAAGGAGATCACCCTGGCCGAGCAGGAGATGCCGGGCCTGATGGCCATGCGCGCCGAGTACGGCGCGAGCAAGCCGCTGACCGGTGCGCGGATCGCCGGCTCGATCCACATGACGGTCCAGACCGCCGTCTTGATCGAGACCCTGGTCGAACTGGGCGCCGAGGTCCGTTGGGCCAGCTGCAACATCTTCTCCACCCAGGACGAGGCCGCGGCAGCGGTGGTCGTCGGCAGGGATGGCACCCCGGAGGACCCGCAGGGCGTGCCGGTCTTCGCCTGGAAGGGTGAGACGCTCGAGGAGTACTGGGAGTGCACCAACGAGATCTTCAACTGGGGCGACGAGCTGCCCAATATGATCCTCGACGATGGCGGCGATGCGACCCTGCTGGTGCACAAGGGCGTGGAGTACGAGAAGGCCGGTGAGGTTCCCGAGGCCGGCGAGGACGACCCGGAGGAACTTCAGGTCATCCTCGCCCAGCTGAAGAAGTCGATCAGCTCCGGCAAGTCCAAGTGGGTGGAGATCGGCTCGGCGATCAAGGGCGTCACCGAGGAGACCACAACAGGCGTACACCGGCTGTATGAGATGGCCCGGGAGGGCTCGCTGCTGTTCCCGGCGATCAGCGTCAACGATTCGGTGACCAAGTCCAAGTTCGACAACAAGTACGGCTGCCGGCACTCGCTGATCGACGGCATCAACCGGGCGACCGACGTACTGATCGGCGGCAAGGTTGCGGTGGTCTGCGGCTATGGCGATGTCGGCAAGGGCTGCGCGGAATCCCTGCGTGGCCAGGGCGCCCGGGTGATCATCACCGAGATCGACCCGATCTGCGCCCTGCAGGCTGCGATGGACGGCTACCAGGTCACCACGCTGGAGGAGGTGCTGCCGTACGCCGACATCTTCGTCACCGCCACCGGCTGCCGCGACGTGATCACCGCCGAGCAGATGTCGAGGATGAAGCACCAGGCGATCGTCGGCAACATCGGCCACTTCGACAACGAGATCGACATGGCCGGGCTGGCTCGGACGTCCGGAGTGGAGAAGGTCCAGGTCAAGCCGCAGGTGCATGAGTGGACCTTCGAGGCGGGCACCGACAAGGCGCATTCGGTGATCATCCTGAGCGAGGGCCGGTTGCTCAATCTCGGCAACGCCACCGGGCATCCCAGTTTCGTGATGAGCAACTCCTTCACCAACCAGGTGCTGGCCCAGATCGAGCTCTTCACCAAGCCTGACGAGTACCCGACCGACGTGTACACGCTGCCCAAGAAGCTGGACGAGTTGGTCGCCCGGTTGCACCTGGACGCGCTCGGCGTCAAGCTCACCGAACTGACCGCGGTGCAGGCGTCGTACCTGGGCGTCGACGTCGAGGGACCGTACAAGGCCGACCACTACCGCTACTGACCCCTGGATCCGCAAGGTCAAAGTTTGATCGTGCGGCTCTCGCGAGGCCGTTTTCGGAGCCGCACGGTCAAAGGTTGAGCGAAGGAGAGTGGGTGTTCGACAAGGTCGTGCCGACGCGGGCGTACTCCGATGTCGATGTCCTGGAGGAGATCCCGCTGCCGAACGGCGACGTCACCGAAGGCGTCGTCCGAGTCGGTGACACGGTACGCCGCCCGGTCGGCCCGCACTCGGCGCTGGTGCACGCCGTTCTTGATCATCTCGAGGCGGTCGGCTTCGCCGGTGCACCACGGTTCCTCGGCATCGACGATCAGGGCCGGGAGGTGTTGACCTTCATCGAGGGCGAGGTGGCGGGACGGCCGCATCCCTCCTGGATCGCCGACGAGGAACGGTTGCTGTCGCTGGCCGGGCTGGTCCGGGCACTGGACGACGCCATGATCGACTTCGGCTTCCCCGACATCGACACCGAAACCCACCCCGATCCGCCGGGCATCCCACCACCGCAGCAGCGGACCTTCGAATTCATCGGTCATCGCGACATCACCCCGGAGAACGTGGTCTGGCGTGACACGGAGGCGTACGCCCTGATCGACTTCGATCTGGTCCGTCCCTGCTCCCGGATGCTCGAGGTGCAGAACGCGTTGATGTACTGGGCGCCGCTCAGCCATCCGCGGGACCGCGATCCGGATCAGATCGACCTCGATGTGCCCCGACGCTGCCGGCTGTTCGCCGATGCCTACGGCCTGTCCCGGGAGGATCGGGCGATCCTGATCGACGACCTGATCTACGGAACCGAACGCTCCTGGCACCTGATGCGCGACCGCGCCGAGCGGTTGGGCGGCGGCTGGGCCCGGATGTGGGACGAGGGCGTCGGTGATCAGATCCGGCGCCGGCGCGAGTGGCTGCTGGTCGACGGACCGGCCGTCACCGCGGCGCTGCTTGCGGAGTAGGGCATGTTCGCACTGCCGGGCGAACTCGCCGACGGTATCGCCCGGCTGGCCGGATCGACCAGCCGCAGCGGCCAGGATCACCTGGGCGCCACCACCCGGCGGATGATCGACCGCTACCAGGCCGACACCCCGGCCGTGCCCGGACAACCGATCATGGCCGGTGATCAGGAAGCTCTCGCCTATGCGGTGTACCGGATGCCGGCGACCTACGCCGCCATCCGTACCGTCCTTGATCAACTTCCCGACGACGCCGTACGGCCCGCCGCCCGGCACCTGGACATCGCCGGCGGCACCGGTTCCGCCGTCTGGGCGGTCGCCGACCGGTGGCCGCGGATCGGTCAACAGACCCTGCTGGAACAGTCTGCCGCGGCGATCAGCGTCGGCCGCCGACTGGCCGCTGCCACCACCGGACCGGTGCGCCGCGCCGGGTGGGAGAGGCGGGTGATCAACTCCGAGATCGATCCCGGGGCAGCGGACGTGATCACCATCGGCTACCTGCTGAGTGAGATCGACGAACCGCTGCGAACCGCGCTGGTCCGCAGCTGCCTCGCCGCAGCCCGGGACCTGTTGATCATCGTCGAGCCGGGCACCAAGAACGGCTATCGGCGGATCCTTGCGGCCAGGGATCAGGCGATCGACGCCGGCTGGCAACTGGTGGCACCGTGCCCGCACCGGCTCGCCTGCCCGCTGGCCGATCAGCAGCGGGACTGGTGCCACTTCTCGGCACGTGTTAACCGCAGCACCGCACATCGCCGGGCCAAGGGCGCCGAACTCGGCTATGAGGACGAGAAGTTCAGCTATCTTGTCGCCGCACCCGAAGCGACGGCACAGGCCGCCGGCCGCGTGCTGCGCCACCCGACGTTCCGCAAGGGCCTTGTCGAACTGACGGTCTGTCAGAGCTCCGGCGAGGCGGAGCGGGTCACCGTCGCCAAGCGGGACCAAGATCACTACCGGGCCGCGCGCAAGATCGAATGGGGCGACCCATGGCCGTGATCTCCCGACCATGGGATAGTGATCTTGTGCTGACCTCCAACGGGTACGTGCTGAGCTCGACGCCTGACCGTCTCGGCACGCTGGAACCGGTGCCGGCTGCCGACCGAGGCTCCCGGGACGCCCTGTGGGAACGCCTGGACCGGGACGGTTGCCTGCTGCTCCGCGGCTTCCTCGACCCGGACATCGTCAACGCCTTCCGGCACTACTACTTCGGACGGCTGGCCGACGCCGGTCTGCGGGAACACGGTGACGGCGATGTTGATCAAGCCGCGCTGCGCCGCATCCTGTTCCGAGAGATCGTTCCCGGGCTGGAGTACGACGCATTCTGCCGCCAGTCGGTGATCGTCGACTTCTTCAGCTGGCTGCTCGGCGACGACGTCCACCTGCATCGGCGCAAGATCATTCGGCACACCCGGCCGGGCGACTCCGGGATCGGGCAGGCGACCCAGGCGCACTACGACCTGCTCTATCTTCGGGAGGGCACCGACGACGTGCTGACCCTGTGGGTGCCGCTCGGCGACTGCCCGGTGTCCCGGGGCGGGCTGATCTACCTCGAGGGCAGTCACCGCTGGGTGAGCGCCGAGGAGCAGTCAGGCGTACGGAAGCGGCCGGCGGCGTCGATCACCGCGGACCTGCCCGGCCTGGCCGATGATCATGACGCCCGCTGGCTGGTCACCGACTACGCCGCAGGCGATGTGTTGGTGCACACCGCGCACATGGTTCACGCGGCACTGGACAACGTCGACCCGCAGCAGGTGATGCGGCTGTCCACCGACATCCGCTATCAGCGGGTCAGCGATGCCATCGACGCCCGCTGGCAGAACCATTGGCACAACCGCGACGGCCTCTAGGCCGAGGGGTCACATAATCCTTGATCTGTGCGGCGTGTCGCTAGCTGCGGCCGCGCGGAACCGCGAAGTCGAGCAGTGTCGCCGATTGCTGACCGAGGTCGGGCCACCTTCCCCGGTAGCCGAGCGTCGCCAGACCGCTGGTCGGGAATTTGGTGTCCAGCTGCCTCCACAGGTCCTCGTTGCCGACCCGCTGGGCCAGTTGCTCGACCAGCTCGGGGACGGCCGGAGCGTGGCCGATCAGCATCACTGTGCGGACCTCAGACGGGGTCCGGCGCAACACCCTCAGCAGTTCGTGGGCCAGGGCCTCGTACAGCTCGGTGTGGCAGATCAGCCGACCCGCCGCCGCACCCGCCTCCACCGCCCCCTGCCAGGTCTGTCGGGCGCGCACCGCCGTGGAACACCACACCAGATCGGGGACGACGCGACGGGCCGCCAGCAATTCGCCGACCGCCGTGCTGTCCCGTCGGCCGCGACCCGACAGCGGCCGTTCGTGATCATCGACGTCGAGTCCCCAGGCGGACTTGGCGTGGCGAAGCAGCAGGATCGTCCGGTCCGTGCTCATGCCCTCAACGTACGCAACTGGGGTACATCAAGGTGGCCGGCAGGTTACGCGGAGACGCGGTTGCCGGACTCGCCGACCGCGCCGCGGGCCAGCAGGATGGCCAGTGCAGCCGCCGCGGAGGCGATCAGCCAGGGGAGGTTCGGCCGTACGGCACTGAGCAGACCGAAGACCGACGGGCTGAGCACCGTGGCGATGGCGAAGGAGTACTGGAACCAGGCCAGATAGGTCTCCCGCCCGACCGCCGGCGCCTGGGTCGCCGACAGCGACATCGACGCCGGTGCGTGCAGCAACTCCGCAACGGCGTAGAACACTGTGGCCACCACCAGCCCGCCGATCAACACCGCACCGGAGGTCAGCGTCAGGCCGGCCATCAGCAGCCCCCAGACCACCCACAACGCACCGGCGATGCCGAGGACGGTGACCCGGCGCAGCCGTTCGGTCCGCCGCACGCCGACGCCCTGGCCGGTCGCACCCAGCACGGTGACCAGCGCCAGCAACGGACCGATCAACCACGCCGGAGCGTGCAGGAAGTCCAGCGCGTACAACGGCAGGCCGACGCCGAGCAGGACGCTGCAGAACGCGTACAACGTGTTGGCCAGGATCAGCAGCAGATAGCGACCATCGGGGACGGATCGCGGTTGCCGGCCGTTCGGCTGATCGGCATGCGGCCGCGCCCGGTCCCGTGCGAAGAGCAAGCCGCTGCCCAGGAAGCTCACCGCGTTGATCGACAGCGCCACCACGAACGGGGTGGGGCCGGGGAGCAGCAGCAGGGCACCGGCGAGCAGCCCGCCGATCGCGAAGCCCGCGTTCTGGATCATCCCGGACGCAGCGAACCAGCGGTCGTGATCTCGGTCGTCGGCCGCGTACTCGGCTGCGTCGGCGACCAGGGCGAAGACCGAGGACCAGAACGCCCGCTGGCCGATCGCGGCGAGCATCGCCGCGAAGCCGAGCACCGGTACCTGGTGGCTGATCAGCAGGACGACCATCGCCAGCGCCTGCAGGAGTTGCGCGCCCACAACGATCCTGCGAGCGCCGAGCCGGTGGGTGACCCGGCCGATGATTGCAGGTACCACGAGTGAGAAGGCTGCACTGGCCGTCAGCAGCACGCCGGCGGGGCCGAGCCGCAGGCCGGCGACCCGGGTGAGGTAGAGCAGCAGCAACGGGCCGGCGACGCCGCTGCCGATCGCATCGACGCACAGAGCGACGACCAATGCTGTGTGCTGGCGCAGATCGGGCAGGCCCAGACGATCGGATAGCCGGGTGAGAAAACTGGATGCGGGCACGACGGACACACCTGCTCCTTGTCAGGATGGTGCCCACTCGCCACTCATTGTGTGGTGCCGCATCGTCGGAATGCGGAGCGTTGACGAGACCACTCCACCGGACCCGGGGCACGGATCCGACTACAGTTGGGGCTGCTTGGGCCAGAAATTACCGCAACCGGCTGCCGGGCTCAACCGTTTTGAGCCGGCTGCCGACGCGCTGCGTAGACTCCCCGGGTGACTGATGAGCAGCCGACGGCGCACCGGGTGCTGCAGCGGGTCTTCGGTTATGACAGTTTCCGCGGCAGCCAGGCCGAGATCATCGAGCAACTGGTCGGTGGTGGCGATGCACTGGTGCTGATGCCGACCGGCGGTGGCAAGTCGCTGTGCTACCAGATCCCGGCGCTGGTCCGCGACGGGGTCGGCATCGTGATCTCCCCGCTCATCGCATTGATGCAGGACCAGGTGGACGCCCTGCTGGCAGTGGGCGTCCGGGCAGGATTCCTCAACTCCAGCCAGGACTTCGCGTCCCGACAGCGGACCGAGCGCGCCCTGCTGGCCGGTGATCTTGATCTGCTCTACCTTGCGCCGGAACGGCTTCGGCTACCGGCCACCCTCGAACTGCTCGACCGCGTCCATCAGCAGACCCGGATCGCGCTGTTCGCCATCGACGAGGCGCACTGTGTTTCGCAGTGGGGGCACGACTTCCGCCCGGACTACCTCGAACTGTCAGCCCTACACCGGCGGTGGCCTGACGTTCCGCGGATCGCGCTCACCGCGACCGCGACCCAGGCGACCCGCGCCGAGATCATCGAACGTCTCGATCTCCGCCGGGCCCGGCAGTTCGTCGCCAGCTTCGACCGGCCGAACATCGGCTACCGCATCGTCGCCAAGGACAACCCTCGCCGCCAGCTGCTCGACCTGATCAGCACCGAGCACGCCGGGGACTCCGGCATCGTCTACTGCCTGTCCCGGGCCTCCGTGGAGGACACCGCCGATCTCCTGTCCCAGAAGGGGATTGCGGCCCTGCCGTACCACGCCGGCCTGGACGCCGCGACGCGCCGTGATCACCAGGCACGGTTCCTCCGCGAGGACGGCCTGATCATGGTCGC
This window harbors:
- a CDS encoding metallopeptidase family protein gives rise to the protein MSTRRRDRHGRGLRGPLATRNPLTGTALEPVGPPNRAGFFEEALQSSIDRVQRHCPEALVGIAFGIEEVPFLQTPWSGERVPLAAAVAPTPSAVGRVVLYRRPLEHRAATRHGLQILVHRTLVEQLAALTGLSVSEIDPDADED
- a CDS encoding DUF3499 domain-containing protein, which produces MTSRSCSRSGCDERAVATLTYVYHESTAVIGPLATRAEPHGYDLCRRHSMNLSAPKGWEVIRLAEDFTDPEPTDDDLLALADAVREVGLNYGVEEERQQQSTRSSMVEVARRGHLTVLADPDA
- a CDS encoding Trm112 family protein; amino-acid sequence: MAVELAPELLEILACPNCHGGLAVDHDRDELVCTSPDCGLAYPVRDGIPVLLVDEARSPQRPGERPEE
- a CDS encoding SIS domain-containing protein; protein product: MPFFDDSLLDDRDALAAADPMLRRLAQAGARIRTEAEQATDALAAVTELPRPRAVIAAGSEARLVRALLEPTCPVPFLAWPRHGLPGWVGALDLVVVLATDGADADLIATAREATRRGSQLIIACPQPSVIAEYVSGRDTIMLPTRTGDVLAAAVVMLAALHRMQLGPEVDPESVADAFDRVAEDCSPFLDVSENPAKDLALGLAEAQPLVWGGSVLAGRASRRVAEALRAATGRAALAADADELLAVLEAVDPRDLFDDPFEDPQPDERRPALVILDDGTGDQLTMAAQNKLRGAAERADIRVCPIYHTSGGDLDRYAGMLQTGLYGAVYLAVGLRRTVWQDDRS
- a CDS encoding cation diffusion facilitator family transporter, which encodes MTDSTSTTETAGHSATEHNSNKAIIAALAANTFIALLKFGGWALTGVSSMLAEAIHSVADTGNQFLLLIGGRRARRAATAEHPFGYGRERYVFAFMVAIVMFSIGGVFALYEAWHKLQEVLSGEHHDMGRWWWVPILILIGAICAEGLSFRTAVRESSKARGRQDLLRYIRAAKAPELPVVLLEDFAALIGLVFALFGVVLTKVTGHGIFDVIGTALIGLLLVAVAVTLAAETKSLLLGEAASPAAVAAVAAALTGTDGVERVIHMKTLHLGPEEIMVAAKIAVRPTESAAEVAALINRAEVAIRAAEPMVTSLYLEPDIYSESHRPAPRPERPGAPSH
- the aroQ gene encoding type II 3-dehydroquinate dehydratase, whose product is MSATKVLVLNGPNLGRLGKREPKTYGSTTYADLVDRLVKTGADLGLDVQVRQTDAEAEMISWLHEAADGRLPVVLNPAAWSHYSIAIADAVAQRTADLIEVHISNIHTREEFRHHSVISAYATGVIAGLGIEGYELALRRIAGS
- a CDS encoding LysR family transcriptional regulator; the encoded protein is MELRQLEHFIAVASEQHFTRAAEAMQISQSGLSASVRALEHELGTPLFTRSTRRVVLTQAGRALLEEARRTVASAAAARSAVQAVRGVLGGTLSVGTEQCLGVVDLGSELARFRTEHPGVEIRLGFDGSADLVERVASGQMDLAMVAEFGSLPPGVRTERLSTESFVILCNPEHRFADLKSVTLDEIAEEPQVGFLPGWAARSIAERAFTAAGLHTRVTMEVNDVHTLLDLVGHGLGVAVVPEHFEQKRPESLCAVPVKEQDLDWNVAIAIPEQPGPAGQALLKQILGSV
- a CDS encoding VOC family protein, coding for MTLRWYSNVVESTDPSRLGHWWAEALGWEVIYDTDEEVVAVPPWAVELTSTLSFDQVPPGLCFVRVDHEKSTKNRLHMDFAPHTSVDRDAEIERLISLGATRAEVGQPDDVSWTVLADIDGNEFCVLSSRDT
- a CDS encoding aldo/keto reductase, which produces MEYTHLGRTGLSVSRLCLGTMNFGPQTEEADSHKIMDAAHDVGINFFDTANGYGRQIYPGRTEEIIGNWFAQGGGRRERTVIATKLYGDMPFEGQPESGWPNAGRLSALNIRRAIDESLKRLQTDHIDLIQFHHVDRDTPWEEIWQACEVATQQGKIIYVGSSNFSGWHIAQAQAAAAQRNFLGLVSEQSFYNLLTRDIEREVIPAAQHYGLGIIPWSPLLGGLLGGVIKKERDGVRRYEGRAKESVENHRNQLTDYENLADDLGVEPGELGLAWLLHRPGITAPIIGPRTADQFDSAVRAVELKLEQGVLDRLDEIFPGYKTAPEDYAW